A window from Athalia rosae chromosome 5, iyAthRosa1.1, whole genome shotgun sequence encodes these proteins:
- the LOC105690135 gene encoding proton channel OtopLc isoform X5, with amino-acid sequence MTDVNMELEVRPFLNNENKFISEPRAARRNFDGRGTSLFIIMSFIYAKLLVVVCIAYVISEVVTHKLPLYYYEGFFTYLYGASILFLLYVFCFLLQESACCSRGADTPPPPPRPPKPPKEPKETKDKKKKKEKEQKAAAKNKKEFQDAVEVEAGVSNRALRKRKTSQNDHSHGSFFLRIGAIAFGLGTMVYNGLEFGAFFEVPPSSPCYQILRGINPVLQMIFTFMQMYFIFMNSRLNIHRFKVVARFGLMHVVATNLCVWIRTLVLESLKEITQYHQRLGQEEAGVLESIKQHSLRNAGAILGTEPRDLAQLREAPIGSRISTTAATLATTTVPPIGRTLRTTVKAIASALTTTAATTLTPWTTTTTTTTTTTMLPPTTTYPRPITRSKATTLTTLLTTLGRMTTTTTVPTTTVKTTTAATTVPLIPFLSEYMNAPQNNPPVNQIFDVSNSTNASTSWMPSLGFYYAEALTEDGTMSNSCGRVNIMGTIVQDAAPYLFPFIIEYSLIGAAVIYVMWKHIGCYPRWPLRIEVDLERRLEAMLSRRAVALAHAGHARVDCVGASKGLFFGLLLLVGSLICLILFFVLIHHPEFGLLAIYLADVSHCVLMALSIIAIIVGFIRVQGLKFKAEEQSDLNDILLRVSAFGLFVYAVFSVIAGSLAAFTHEPNLLVMVTGLLSVAQVVLQMLFIADVSRRRVHLPEHDRSKPGRQVVTFLLICNVTMWVIYTFETQKVVANPVQLDFYGFLAWAIVQRVTLPLCIFHRFHSAVTLAEIWKTSYKARLE; translated from the exons ATGACTGACGTGAACATGGAACTTGAAGTACGTCCGTTTTTGAACAAcgagaataaatttatttcagaacCCCGAGCCGCCAGGCGAAATTTTGACGGAAGAGG AACATCCCTCTTCATAATAATGAGCTTTATCTACGCTAAGCTTCTGGTTGTCGTCTGCATTGCCTACGTCATCAGTGAAGTTGTAACGCACAAGTTACCGTTGTACTATTACGAAGGTTTCTTCACTTACCTCTACGGTGCAAGCATTCTATTCCTGCTTTACGTATTCTGCTTCCTGCTGCAAGAAAGCGCGTGTTGTTCGCGAGGCGCGGACACACCACCGCCGCCTCCCAGGCCCCCGAAACCGCCAAAGGAACCCAAGGAGAcaaaggataaaaagaaaaaaaaggaaaaagagcaGAAGGCAGCTGCCAAGAACAAAAAGGAATTCCAG GATGCTGTGGAGGTTGAAGCAGGAGTGTCGAACCGAGCTCTTCGTAAACGTAAAACGTCCCAAAACGACCATAGCCACGGTAGCTTCTTTCTCCGTATCGGAGCGATTG CCTTCGGCTTGGGTACCATGGTGTACAACGGGTTGGAGTTTGGTGCGTTTTTCGAGGTACCGCCCAGTTCGCCGTGCTACCAAATACTCCGGGGCATCAACCCGGTGCTGCAAATGATCTTCACCTTCATGCAGATGTACTTCATATTCATGAACTCGAGG CTGAACATCCATCGATTCAAGGTAGTCGCTCGATTTGGTCTTATGCACGTAGTGGCGACAAACCTCTGCGTTTGGATTCGTACTCTGGTATTGGAAAGCCTCAAGGAGATCACACAGTACCATCAACGTCTTGGCCAAGAAGAAGCAGGTGTTCTAG agagCATCAAACAACATTCGCTACGGAACGCGGGTGCCATTCTGGGTACCGAACCGCGCGACCTGGCTCAGCTGCGCGAGGCTCCGATCGGTTCCAGAATTTCAACGACGGCCGCCACCTTGGCAACGACGACCGTTCCACCGATCGGCAGAACCCTCCGAACCACCGTCAAGGCCATCGCCAGTGCTCTTACCACCACCGCCGCGACGACGCTGACCCCCTGGACCACTACgacgaccaccaccaccaccaccaccatgttacccccgacgacgacgtatcCCCGACCGATCACGCGTAGCAAAGCTACGACCCTTACGACGCTGTTGACGACACTCGGTCGAATGACCACCACCACTACTGTACCAACGACCACTGTTAAAACGACGACTGCCGCCACTACGGTACCACTGATTCCATTTTTGTCGGAGTACATGAACGCCCCGCAGAACAATCCTCCGGTAAATCAGATATTCGACGTCAGTAATTCGACCAATGCCAGTACAAGTTGGATGCCGAGTTTGGGATTTTATTACGCCGAGGCTCTGACGGAGGATGGCACGATGTCGAATTCGTGCGGGCGGGTCAACATAATGGGAACGATCGTTCAAGACGCTGCTCCTTATTTGTTCCCATTCATAATCGAGTACAGTCTGATAGGTGCAGCCGTGATTTATGTAATGTGGAAGCACATCGGTTGTTACCCCCGCTGGCCGCTACGCATCGAAGTCGATCTCGAGCGTAGATTAGAAGCGATGCTCTCGCGTCGCGCGGTCGCTCTTGCCCACGCCGGACACGCTCGAGTCGATTGCGTTGGTGCGAGCAAAGGTCTTTTCTTCGGGCTACTTTTGTTGGTAGGCTCTCTGATATGCCTCATTCTATTCTTCGTCCTAATTCACCACCCGGAATTCGGTTTACTCGCCATTTATCTCGCCGACGTATCCCACTGCGTGTTAATGGCGCTGTCGATAATCGCGATAATCGTCGGTTTCATTCGGGTTCAAGGCCTCAAATTCAAAGCTGAGGAGCAAAGTGACCTCAACGACATTCTGCTTCGCGTATCGGCCTTTGGACTCTTCGTCTACGCCGTTTTTAGCGTTATTGCTGGCTCACTGGCCGCTTTTACCCACGAGCCAAATTTACTCGTAATGGTTACCGGTCTTCTATCGGTTGCCCAGGTTGTACTTCAGATGCTATTCATCGCCGACGTGTCCCGCAGGCGCGTTCACCTCCCGGAACACGATCGCAGCAAACCAGGCCGTCAAGTTGTTACTTTTTTGCTGATCTGCAACGTGACCATGTGGGTTATTTATACCTTCGAGACTCAAAAGGTTGTAGCGAATCCCGTCCAGTTGGATTTCTATGGATTTTTAGCATGGGCGATCGTCCAGCGCGTTACACTTCCGCTTTGCATTTTCCATAGGTTCCATAGCGCGGTAACGCTCGCCGAAATATGGAAGACGAGCTACAAAGCTCGCCTCGAGTAA
- the LOC105690135 gene encoding proton channel OtopLc isoform X3, with the protein MKEETRKIVSAQEEVAMVGGGDCKVATVEVEAAAAGDNTATLPVTRPLNPQTPANAQDNAERNNAANKRMELKIVKPKPDEKTSLFIIMSFIYAKLLVVVCIAYVISEVVTHKLPLYYYEGFFTYLYGASILFLLYVFCFLLQESACCSRGADTPPPPPRPPKPPKEPKETKDKKKKKEKEQKAAAKNKKEFQDAVEVEAGVSNRALRKRKTSQNDHSHGSFFLRIGAIAFGLGTMVYNGLEFGAFFEVPPSSPCYQILRGINPVLQMIFTFMQMYFIFMNSRLNIHRFKVVARFGLMHVVATNLCVWIRTLVLESLKEITQYHQRLGQEEAGVLESIKQHSLRNAGAILGTEPRDLAQLREAPIGSRISTTAATLATTTVPPIGRTLRTTVKAIASALTTTAATTLTPWTTTTTTTTTTTMLPPTTTYPRPITRSKATTLTTLLTTLGRMTTTTTVPTTTVKTTTAATTVPLIPFLSEYMNAPQNNPPVNQIFDVSNSTNASTSWMPSLGFYYAEALTEDGTMSNSCGRVNIMGTIVQDAAPYLFPFIIEYSLIGAAVIYVMWKHIGCYPRWPLRIEVDLERRLEAMLSRRAVALAHAGHARVDCVGASKGLFFGLLLLVGSLICLILFFVLIHHPEFGLLAIYLADVSHCVLMALSIIAIIVGFIRVQGLKFKAEEQSDLNDILLRVSAFGLFVYAVFSVIAGSLAAFTHEPNLLVMVTGLLSVAQVVLQMLFIADVSRRRVHLPEHDRSKPGRQVVTFLLICNVTMWVIYTFETQKVVANPVQLDFYGFLAWAIVQRVTLPLCIFHRFHSAVTLAEIWKTSYKARLE; encoded by the exons ATGAa AGAAGAGACGCGGAAGATCGTCAGCGCCCAGGAAGAGGTGGCGATGGTGGGCGGCGGTGACTGTAAGGTGGCGACCGTCGAGGTGGAGGCTGCTGCCGCTGGCGACAACACGGCCACGCTTCCGGTCACGCGGCCCCTGAACCCCCAGACCCCCGCCAACGCCCAGGACAACGCCGAACGCAATAATGCCGCGAACAAGAGGATGGAACTTAAGATCGTCAAGCCTAAGCCTGACGAAAA AACATCCCTCTTCATAATAATGAGCTTTATCTACGCTAAGCTTCTGGTTGTCGTCTGCATTGCCTACGTCATCAGTGAAGTTGTAACGCACAAGTTACCGTTGTACTATTACGAAGGTTTCTTCACTTACCTCTACGGTGCAAGCATTCTATTCCTGCTTTACGTATTCTGCTTCCTGCTGCAAGAAAGCGCGTGTTGTTCGCGAGGCGCGGACACACCACCGCCGCCTCCCAGGCCCCCGAAACCGCCAAAGGAACCCAAGGAGAcaaaggataaaaagaaaaaaaaggaaaaagagcaGAAGGCAGCTGCCAAGAACAAAAAGGAATTCCAG GATGCTGTGGAGGTTGAAGCAGGAGTGTCGAACCGAGCTCTTCGTAAACGTAAAACGTCCCAAAACGACCATAGCCACGGTAGCTTCTTTCTCCGTATCGGAGCGATTG CCTTCGGCTTGGGTACCATGGTGTACAACGGGTTGGAGTTTGGTGCGTTTTTCGAGGTACCGCCCAGTTCGCCGTGCTACCAAATACTCCGGGGCATCAACCCGGTGCTGCAAATGATCTTCACCTTCATGCAGATGTACTTCATATTCATGAACTCGAGG CTGAACATCCATCGATTCAAGGTAGTCGCTCGATTTGGTCTTATGCACGTAGTGGCGACAAACCTCTGCGTTTGGATTCGTACTCTGGTATTGGAAAGCCTCAAGGAGATCACACAGTACCATCAACGTCTTGGCCAAGAAGAAGCAGGTGTTCTAG agagCATCAAACAACATTCGCTACGGAACGCGGGTGCCATTCTGGGTACCGAACCGCGCGACCTGGCTCAGCTGCGCGAGGCTCCGATCGGTTCCAGAATTTCAACGACGGCCGCCACCTTGGCAACGACGACCGTTCCACCGATCGGCAGAACCCTCCGAACCACCGTCAAGGCCATCGCCAGTGCTCTTACCACCACCGCCGCGACGACGCTGACCCCCTGGACCACTACgacgaccaccaccaccaccaccaccatgttacccccgacgacgacgtatcCCCGACCGATCACGCGTAGCAAAGCTACGACCCTTACGACGCTGTTGACGACACTCGGTCGAATGACCACCACCACTACTGTACCAACGACCACTGTTAAAACGACGACTGCCGCCACTACGGTACCACTGATTCCATTTTTGTCGGAGTACATGAACGCCCCGCAGAACAATCCTCCGGTAAATCAGATATTCGACGTCAGTAATTCGACCAATGCCAGTACAAGTTGGATGCCGAGTTTGGGATTTTATTACGCCGAGGCTCTGACGGAGGATGGCACGATGTCGAATTCGTGCGGGCGGGTCAACATAATGGGAACGATCGTTCAAGACGCTGCTCCTTATTTGTTCCCATTCATAATCGAGTACAGTCTGATAGGTGCAGCCGTGATTTATGTAATGTGGAAGCACATCGGTTGTTACCCCCGCTGGCCGCTACGCATCGAAGTCGATCTCGAGCGTAGATTAGAAGCGATGCTCTCGCGTCGCGCGGTCGCTCTTGCCCACGCCGGACACGCTCGAGTCGATTGCGTTGGTGCGAGCAAAGGTCTTTTCTTCGGGCTACTTTTGTTGGTAGGCTCTCTGATATGCCTCATTCTATTCTTCGTCCTAATTCACCACCCGGAATTCGGTTTACTCGCCATTTATCTCGCCGACGTATCCCACTGCGTGTTAATGGCGCTGTCGATAATCGCGATAATCGTCGGTTTCATTCGGGTTCAAGGCCTCAAATTCAAAGCTGAGGAGCAAAGTGACCTCAACGACATTCTGCTTCGCGTATCGGCCTTTGGACTCTTCGTCTACGCCGTTTTTAGCGTTATTGCTGGCTCACTGGCCGCTTTTACCCACGAGCCAAATTTACTCGTAATGGTTACCGGTCTTCTATCGGTTGCCCAGGTTGTACTTCAGATGCTATTCATCGCCGACGTGTCCCGCAGGCGCGTTCACCTCCCGGAACACGATCGCAGCAAACCAGGCCGTCAAGTTGTTACTTTTTTGCTGATCTGCAACGTGACCATGTGGGTTATTTATACCTTCGAGACTCAAAAGGTTGTAGCGAATCCCGTCCAGTTGGATTTCTATGGATTTTTAGCATGGGCGATCGTCCAGCGCGTTACACTTCCGCTTTGCATTTTCCATAGGTTCCATAGCGCGGTAACGCTCGCCGAAATATGGAAGACGAGCTACAAAGCTCGCCTCGAGTAA
- the LOC105690135 gene encoding proton channel OtopLc isoform X6, protein MARTCVERHEFRTSLFIIMSFIYAKLLVVVCIAYVISEVVTHKLPLYYYEGFFTYLYGASILFLLYVFCFLLQESACCSRGADTPPPPPRPPKPPKEPKETKDKKKKKEKEQKAAAKNKKEFQDAVEVEAGVSNRALRKRKTSQNDHSHGSFFLRIGAIAFGLGTMVYNGLEFGAFFEVPPSSPCYQILRGINPVLQMIFTFMQMYFIFMNSRLNIHRFKVVARFGLMHVVATNLCVWIRTLVLESLKEITQYHQRLGQEEAGVLESIKQHSLRNAGAILGTEPRDLAQLREAPIGSRISTTAATLATTTVPPIGRTLRTTVKAIASALTTTAATTLTPWTTTTTTTTTTTMLPPTTTYPRPITRSKATTLTTLLTTLGRMTTTTTVPTTTVKTTTAATTVPLIPFLSEYMNAPQNNPPVNQIFDVSNSTNASTSWMPSLGFYYAEALTEDGTMSNSCGRVNIMGTIVQDAAPYLFPFIIEYSLIGAAVIYVMWKHIGCYPRWPLRIEVDLERRLEAMLSRRAVALAHAGHARVDCVGASKGLFFGLLLLVGSLICLILFFVLIHHPEFGLLAIYLADVSHCVLMALSIIAIIVGFIRVQGLKFKAEEQSDLNDILLRVSAFGLFVYAVFSVIAGSLAAFTHEPNLLVMVTGLLSVAQVVLQMLFIADVSRRRVHLPEHDRSKPGRQVVTFLLICNVTMWVIYTFETQKVVANPVQLDFYGFLAWAIVQRVTLPLCIFHRFHSAVTLAEIWKTSYKARLE, encoded by the exons ATGGCTCGGACATGCGTCGAACGTCATGAATTCAG AACATCCCTCTTCATAATAATGAGCTTTATCTACGCTAAGCTTCTGGTTGTCGTCTGCATTGCCTACGTCATCAGTGAAGTTGTAACGCACAAGTTACCGTTGTACTATTACGAAGGTTTCTTCACTTACCTCTACGGTGCAAGCATTCTATTCCTGCTTTACGTATTCTGCTTCCTGCTGCAAGAAAGCGCGTGTTGTTCGCGAGGCGCGGACACACCACCGCCGCCTCCCAGGCCCCCGAAACCGCCAAAGGAACCCAAGGAGAcaaaggataaaaagaaaaaaaaggaaaaagagcaGAAGGCAGCTGCCAAGAACAAAAAGGAATTCCAG GATGCTGTGGAGGTTGAAGCAGGAGTGTCGAACCGAGCTCTTCGTAAACGTAAAACGTCCCAAAACGACCATAGCCACGGTAGCTTCTTTCTCCGTATCGGAGCGATTG CCTTCGGCTTGGGTACCATGGTGTACAACGGGTTGGAGTTTGGTGCGTTTTTCGAGGTACCGCCCAGTTCGCCGTGCTACCAAATACTCCGGGGCATCAACCCGGTGCTGCAAATGATCTTCACCTTCATGCAGATGTACTTCATATTCATGAACTCGAGG CTGAACATCCATCGATTCAAGGTAGTCGCTCGATTTGGTCTTATGCACGTAGTGGCGACAAACCTCTGCGTTTGGATTCGTACTCTGGTATTGGAAAGCCTCAAGGAGATCACACAGTACCATCAACGTCTTGGCCAAGAAGAAGCAGGTGTTCTAG agagCATCAAACAACATTCGCTACGGAACGCGGGTGCCATTCTGGGTACCGAACCGCGCGACCTGGCTCAGCTGCGCGAGGCTCCGATCGGTTCCAGAATTTCAACGACGGCCGCCACCTTGGCAACGACGACCGTTCCACCGATCGGCAGAACCCTCCGAACCACCGTCAAGGCCATCGCCAGTGCTCTTACCACCACCGCCGCGACGACGCTGACCCCCTGGACCACTACgacgaccaccaccaccaccaccaccatgttacccccgacgacgacgtatcCCCGACCGATCACGCGTAGCAAAGCTACGACCCTTACGACGCTGTTGACGACACTCGGTCGAATGACCACCACCACTACTGTACCAACGACCACTGTTAAAACGACGACTGCCGCCACTACGGTACCACTGATTCCATTTTTGTCGGAGTACATGAACGCCCCGCAGAACAATCCTCCGGTAAATCAGATATTCGACGTCAGTAATTCGACCAATGCCAGTACAAGTTGGATGCCGAGTTTGGGATTTTATTACGCCGAGGCTCTGACGGAGGATGGCACGATGTCGAATTCGTGCGGGCGGGTCAACATAATGGGAACGATCGTTCAAGACGCTGCTCCTTATTTGTTCCCATTCATAATCGAGTACAGTCTGATAGGTGCAGCCGTGATTTATGTAATGTGGAAGCACATCGGTTGTTACCCCCGCTGGCCGCTACGCATCGAAGTCGATCTCGAGCGTAGATTAGAAGCGATGCTCTCGCGTCGCGCGGTCGCTCTTGCCCACGCCGGACACGCTCGAGTCGATTGCGTTGGTGCGAGCAAAGGTCTTTTCTTCGGGCTACTTTTGTTGGTAGGCTCTCTGATATGCCTCATTCTATTCTTCGTCCTAATTCACCACCCGGAATTCGGTTTACTCGCCATTTATCTCGCCGACGTATCCCACTGCGTGTTAATGGCGCTGTCGATAATCGCGATAATCGTCGGTTTCATTCGGGTTCAAGGCCTCAAATTCAAAGCTGAGGAGCAAAGTGACCTCAACGACATTCTGCTTCGCGTATCGGCCTTTGGACTCTTCGTCTACGCCGTTTTTAGCGTTATTGCTGGCTCACTGGCCGCTTTTACCCACGAGCCAAATTTACTCGTAATGGTTACCGGTCTTCTATCGGTTGCCCAGGTTGTACTTCAGATGCTATTCATCGCCGACGTGTCCCGCAGGCGCGTTCACCTCCCGGAACACGATCGCAGCAAACCAGGCCGTCAAGTTGTTACTTTTTTGCTGATCTGCAACGTGACCATGTGGGTTATTTATACCTTCGAGACTCAAAAGGTTGTAGCGAATCCCGTCCAGTTGGATTTCTATGGATTTTTAGCATGGGCGATCGTCCAGCGCGTTACACTTCCGCTTTGCATTTTCCATAGGTTCCATAGCGCGGTAACGCTCGCCGAAATATGGAAGACGAGCTACAAAGCTCGCCTCGAGTAA
- the LOC105690135 gene encoding proton channel OtopLc isoform X2 has product MQRCPYLHEMKERLLSQPTPADSLDMERLDGGTPVKESKHHNEYPAHINPGVIPDPPEMPPDSLIGTVVKLNADGYGSHTSPAHARQPLVPQVSHTPPACSTPIHTPAGGVLPKNAKTSLFIIMSFIYAKLLVVVCIAYVISEVVTHKLPLYYYEGFFTYLYGASILFLLYVFCFLLQESACCSRGADTPPPPPRPPKPPKEPKETKDKKKKKEKEQKAAAKNKKEFQDAVEVEAGVSNRALRKRKTSQNDHSHGSFFLRIGAIAFGLGTMVYNGLEFGAFFEVPPSSPCYQILRGINPVLQMIFTFMQMYFIFMNSRLNIHRFKVVARFGLMHVVATNLCVWIRTLVLESLKEITQYHQRLGQEEAGVLESIKQHSLRNAGAILGTEPRDLAQLREAPIGSRISTTAATLATTTVPPIGRTLRTTVKAIASALTTTAATTLTPWTTTTTTTTTTTMLPPTTTYPRPITRSKATTLTTLLTTLGRMTTTTTVPTTTVKTTTAATTVPLIPFLSEYMNAPQNNPPVNQIFDVSNSTNASTSWMPSLGFYYAEALTEDGTMSNSCGRVNIMGTIVQDAAPYLFPFIIEYSLIGAAVIYVMWKHIGCYPRWPLRIEVDLERRLEAMLSRRAVALAHAGHARVDCVGASKGLFFGLLLLVGSLICLILFFVLIHHPEFGLLAIYLADVSHCVLMALSIIAIIVGFIRVQGLKFKAEEQSDLNDILLRVSAFGLFVYAVFSVIAGSLAAFTHEPNLLVMVTGLLSVAQVVLQMLFIADVSRRRVHLPEHDRSKPGRQVVTFLLICNVTMWVIYTFETQKVVANPVQLDFYGFLAWAIVQRVTLPLCIFHRFHSAVTLAEIWKTSYKARLE; this is encoded by the exons ATGCAACGGTGTCCGTACCTCCACGAGATGAAAGAGAGATTACTCTCGCAACCTACGCCTGCCGACAGCCTCGATATGGAGCGTCTCGACGGTGGAACCCCCGTCAAAGAGTCGAAACACCACAACGAATACCCGGCTCACATAAACCCCGGGGTGATTCCTGACCCTCCGGAAATGCCGCCGGATTCTCTCATCGGCACCGTTGTCAAG TTAAACGCCGATGGCTACGGATCGCACACGTCACCGGCTCACGCGCGACAGCCTCTGGTACCCCAGGTGTCGCACACACCCCCGGCATGTTCGACTCCGATCCACACGCCCGCGGGTGGAGTACTGCCCAAGAATGCCAA AACATCCCTCTTCATAATAATGAGCTTTATCTACGCTAAGCTTCTGGTTGTCGTCTGCATTGCCTACGTCATCAGTGAAGTTGTAACGCACAAGTTACCGTTGTACTATTACGAAGGTTTCTTCACTTACCTCTACGGTGCAAGCATTCTATTCCTGCTTTACGTATTCTGCTTCCTGCTGCAAGAAAGCGCGTGTTGTTCGCGAGGCGCGGACACACCACCGCCGCCTCCCAGGCCCCCGAAACCGCCAAAGGAACCCAAGGAGAcaaaggataaaaagaaaaaaaaggaaaaagagcaGAAGGCAGCTGCCAAGAACAAAAAGGAATTCCAG GATGCTGTGGAGGTTGAAGCAGGAGTGTCGAACCGAGCTCTTCGTAAACGTAAAACGTCCCAAAACGACCATAGCCACGGTAGCTTCTTTCTCCGTATCGGAGCGATTG CCTTCGGCTTGGGTACCATGGTGTACAACGGGTTGGAGTTTGGTGCGTTTTTCGAGGTACCGCCCAGTTCGCCGTGCTACCAAATACTCCGGGGCATCAACCCGGTGCTGCAAATGATCTTCACCTTCATGCAGATGTACTTCATATTCATGAACTCGAGG CTGAACATCCATCGATTCAAGGTAGTCGCTCGATTTGGTCTTATGCACGTAGTGGCGACAAACCTCTGCGTTTGGATTCGTACTCTGGTATTGGAAAGCCTCAAGGAGATCACACAGTACCATCAACGTCTTGGCCAAGAAGAAGCAGGTGTTCTAG agagCATCAAACAACATTCGCTACGGAACGCGGGTGCCATTCTGGGTACCGAACCGCGCGACCTGGCTCAGCTGCGCGAGGCTCCGATCGGTTCCAGAATTTCAACGACGGCCGCCACCTTGGCAACGACGACCGTTCCACCGATCGGCAGAACCCTCCGAACCACCGTCAAGGCCATCGCCAGTGCTCTTACCACCACCGCCGCGACGACGCTGACCCCCTGGACCACTACgacgaccaccaccaccaccaccaccatgttacccccgacgacgacgtatcCCCGACCGATCACGCGTAGCAAAGCTACGACCCTTACGACGCTGTTGACGACACTCGGTCGAATGACCACCACCACTACTGTACCAACGACCACTGTTAAAACGACGACTGCCGCCACTACGGTACCACTGATTCCATTTTTGTCGGAGTACATGAACGCCCCGCAGAACAATCCTCCGGTAAATCAGATATTCGACGTCAGTAATTCGACCAATGCCAGTACAAGTTGGATGCCGAGTTTGGGATTTTATTACGCCGAGGCTCTGACGGAGGATGGCACGATGTCGAATTCGTGCGGGCGGGTCAACATAATGGGAACGATCGTTCAAGACGCTGCTCCTTATTTGTTCCCATTCATAATCGAGTACAGTCTGATAGGTGCAGCCGTGATTTATGTAATGTGGAAGCACATCGGTTGTTACCCCCGCTGGCCGCTACGCATCGAAGTCGATCTCGAGCGTAGATTAGAAGCGATGCTCTCGCGTCGCGCGGTCGCTCTTGCCCACGCCGGACACGCTCGAGTCGATTGCGTTGGTGCGAGCAAAGGTCTTTTCTTCGGGCTACTTTTGTTGGTAGGCTCTCTGATATGCCTCATTCTATTCTTCGTCCTAATTCACCACCCGGAATTCGGTTTACTCGCCATTTATCTCGCCGACGTATCCCACTGCGTGTTAATGGCGCTGTCGATAATCGCGATAATCGTCGGTTTCATTCGGGTTCAAGGCCTCAAATTCAAAGCTGAGGAGCAAAGTGACCTCAACGACATTCTGCTTCGCGTATCGGCCTTTGGACTCTTCGTCTACGCCGTTTTTAGCGTTATTGCTGGCTCACTGGCCGCTTTTACCCACGAGCCAAATTTACTCGTAATGGTTACCGGTCTTCTATCGGTTGCCCAGGTTGTACTTCAGATGCTATTCATCGCCGACGTGTCCCGCAGGCGCGTTCACCTCCCGGAACACGATCGCAGCAAACCAGGCCGTCAAGTTGTTACTTTTTTGCTGATCTGCAACGTGACCATGTGGGTTATTTATACCTTCGAGACTCAAAAGGTTGTAGCGAATCCCGTCCAGTTGGATTTCTATGGATTTTTAGCATGGGCGATCGTCCAGCGCGTTACACTTCCGCTTTGCATTTTCCATAGGTTCCATAGCGCGGTAACGCTCGCCGAAATATGGAAGACGAGCTACAAAGCTCGCCTCGAGTAA